In the Anastrepha obliqua isolate idAnaObli1 chromosome 1, idAnaObli1_1.0, whole genome shotgun sequence genome, one interval contains:
- the LOC129236025 gene encoding AN1-type zinc finger protein 4 isoform X1, with product MPTAKMKTIPPAATTATTDANERIRKQQQQQQKKDDNIANNFASPTAGSATTNIPGVVTQLNIPAGASPSTSTSAAMGAPEAASALHGGRRNHTRKLRSASGDALKSMGGGKRPTSMKRKHHVNFVSPISKSKLRLTTGDANKQLINKTKSRLNASNANAAASLLPPMRKSKSILKVKQTVVVKRKPGTGKISKRLKRVPQGAQAELEAAELSKLAKQFARKLPDEEETTNCLPPMALTPGRSNRIVAAQSASVDDKGRGASKQRSGSQMLKRQRRHSVGTKHLPSGAGVVESGSVNVPAVRRFSPVQDKLFPTDERNVKVYDGTLGGNSTKSFDIPTTSNNFTVAMVKEEHAKTTQESNEQQQVPEETANISNTTTVETVTDLSGDNSGNSSGVGGNRRTEEMHNSIIAPVVVPIADPAAGSTSNNSSPNKRKINEESAAKTSTEAATAAGPSTSSQPAEDDKDKEEDKDAKKKKNRCAECRKKVGLTGFQCRCGGLYCAVHRYSDKHDCTFNYREHGAQEIRRNNPVVVGEKIQKI from the exons atgccaaCTGCTAAAATGAAGACAATACCACCCGCCGCCACAACTGCCACCACAGATGCTAATGAGCGCATACgcaagcaacaacagcaacaacaaaaaaaggatGATAATATCGCGAATAACTTTGCCTCGCCAACTGCTGGCTCTGCCACTACAAACATACCTGGTGTAGTGACACAATTAAATATTCCTGCCGGCGCATCACCATCCACCTCAACATCAGCGGCAATGGGCGCGCCCGAAGCTGCGTCTGCCTTGCATGGTGGCCGTCGAAATC ACACTAGAAAGTTGCGCTCCGCCAGTGGCGATGCTTTGAAGTCAATGGGCGGCGGCAAGCGTCCAACGTCAATGAAACGCAAACACCACGTTAACTTTGTCTCACCGATTAGCAAGTCTAAATTGCGTCTAACCACTGGGGATGCCAATAAACAATTGATCAATAAAACCAAATCACGGTTGAATGCGTCAAATGCAAATGCTGCTGCGAGCCTACTGCCACCGATGCGCAAAAGCAAATCGATACTGAAAGTTAAACAGACGGTTGTGGTCAAACGCAAACCAGGCACGGGTAAAATCAGCAAAAGGCTGAAGAGAGTGCCACAGGGAGCGCAAGCCGAATTGGAGGCTGCCGAATTATCCAAGCTGGCTAAGCAATTCGCAAGAAAATTGCCAGATGAAGAGGAGACGACCAATTGTTTGCCACCAATGGCGCTCACTCCTGGACGATCGAATAGAATTGTTGCTGCACAATCCGCCTCAGTTGATGATAAAGGGCGCGGTGCTAGCAAACAACGCAGTGGTAGTCAGATGCTCAAGCGGCAGCGACGACACAGTGTCGGTACAAAACATTTGCCATCCGGTGCAGGCGTTGTAGAATCTGGATCTGTAAATGTGCCAGCAGTGAGACGCTTTAGTCCCGTGCAGGACAAGTTGTTTCCTACCGACGAGAGGAATGTCAAAGTTTATGATGGCACATTGGGGGGCAATTCGACAAAATCTTTCGATATACCTACGACCAGCAACAATTTTACAGTGGCTATGGTTAAAGAAGAGCATGCAAAAACAACGCAGGAAAGCAATGAACAACAACAAGTTCCAGAGGAAACAGCAAATATAAGTAATACAACGACAGTAGAAACCGTAACTGATCTTAGTGGTGACAACAGCGGCAATAGCAGCGGCGTGGGTGGTAATCGCAGAACCGAAGAAATGCATAATTCCATTATTGCGCCTGTAGTAGTGCCAATCGCTGATCCTGCTGCTGGCTCAACTAGTAATAATAGTTCGCCTAATAAAAGG AAAATAAACGAAGAAAGCGCAGCCAAAACTAGCACCGAAGCTGCTACAGCTGCCGGTCCATCAACATCCTCCCAACCAGCTGAAGATGATAAAGACAAGGAGGAAgataaagatgcaaaaaagaaaaagaatcgTTGCGCTGAATGCCGCAAGAAAGTTGGTCTTACCG GCTTTCAGTGCCGATGTGGTGGACTCTACTGCGCTGTACACAGATACAGCGACAAACACGACTGCACATTTAATTATCGGGAACATGGGGCCCAAGAAATTCGACGCAATAATCCTGTGGTAGTTggcgaaaaaatacaaaaaatttga
- the LOC129236025 gene encoding uncharacterized protein LOC129236025 isoform X2 — MPTAKMKTIPPAATTATTDANERIRKQQQQQQKKDDNIANNFASPTAGSATTNIPGVVTQLNIPAGASPSTSTSAAMGAPEAASALHGGRRNHTRKLRSASGDALKSMGGGKRPTSMKRKHHVNFVSPISKSKLRLTTGDANKQLINKTKSRLNASNANAAASLLPPMRKSKSILKVKQTVVVKRKPGTGKISKRLKRVPQGAQAELEAAELSKLAKQFARKLPDEEETTNCLPPMALTPGRSNRIVAAQSASVDDKGRGASKQRSGSQMLKRQRRHSVGTKHLPSGAGVVESGSVNVPAVRRFSPVQDKLFPTDERNVKVYDGTLGGNSTKSFDIPTTSNNFTVAMVKEEHAKTTQESNEQQQVPEETANISNTTTVETVTDLSGDNSGNSSGVGGNRRTEEMHNSIIAPVVVPIADPAAGSTKNKRRKRSQN; from the exons atgccaaCTGCTAAAATGAAGACAATACCACCCGCCGCCACAACTGCCACCACAGATGCTAATGAGCGCATACgcaagcaacaacagcaacaacaaaaaaaggatGATAATATCGCGAATAACTTTGCCTCGCCAACTGCTGGCTCTGCCACTACAAACATACCTGGTGTAGTGACACAATTAAATATTCCTGCCGGCGCATCACCATCCACCTCAACATCAGCGGCAATGGGCGCGCCCGAAGCTGCGTCTGCCTTGCATGGTGGCCGTCGAAATC ACACTAGAAAGTTGCGCTCCGCCAGTGGCGATGCTTTGAAGTCAATGGGCGGCGGCAAGCGTCCAACGTCAATGAAACGCAAACACCACGTTAACTTTGTCTCACCGATTAGCAAGTCTAAATTGCGTCTAACCACTGGGGATGCCAATAAACAATTGATCAATAAAACCAAATCACGGTTGAATGCGTCAAATGCAAATGCTGCTGCGAGCCTACTGCCACCGATGCGCAAAAGCAAATCGATACTGAAAGTTAAACAGACGGTTGTGGTCAAACGCAAACCAGGCACGGGTAAAATCAGCAAAAGGCTGAAGAGAGTGCCACAGGGAGCGCAAGCCGAATTGGAGGCTGCCGAATTATCCAAGCTGGCTAAGCAATTCGCAAGAAAATTGCCAGATGAAGAGGAGACGACCAATTGTTTGCCACCAATGGCGCTCACTCCTGGACGATCGAATAGAATTGTTGCTGCACAATCCGCCTCAGTTGATGATAAAGGGCGCGGTGCTAGCAAACAACGCAGTGGTAGTCAGATGCTCAAGCGGCAGCGACGACACAGTGTCGGTACAAAACATTTGCCATCCGGTGCAGGCGTTGTAGAATCTGGATCTGTAAATGTGCCAGCAGTGAGACGCTTTAGTCCCGTGCAGGACAAGTTGTTTCCTACCGACGAGAGGAATGTCAAAGTTTATGATGGCACATTGGGGGGCAATTCGACAAAATCTTTCGATATACCTACGACCAGCAACAATTTTACAGTGGCTATGGTTAAAGAAGAGCATGCAAAAACAACGCAGGAAAGCAATGAACAACAACAAGTTCCAGAGGAAACAGCAAATATAAGTAATACAACGACAGTAGAAACCGTAACTGATCTTAGTGGTGACAACAGCGGCAATAGCAGCGGCGTGGGTGGTAATCGCAGAACCGAAGAAATGCATAATTCCATTATTGCGCCTGTAGTAGTGCCAATCGCTGATCCTGCTGCTGGCTCAACTA AAAATAAACGAAGAAAGCGCAGCCAAAACTAG